In Morococcus cerebrosus, a single genomic region encodes these proteins:
- a CDS encoding BolA family protein gives MLTPEQVKSLIEGVAACEHVEVEGDGHHFFAVIVSSEFEGKARLARHRLIKDGLKAQLASNELHALSISVAATPEEWAAKQQ, from the coding sequence ATGCTTACCCCAGAACAAGTCAAATCGCTGATTGAAGGCGTCGCCGCTTGCGAACACGTAGAAGTCGAAGGCGACGGGCATCACTTTTTCGCCGTCATCGTTTCTTCCGAGTTTGAAGGCAAAGCCCGCCTCGCCCGCCACCGCCTGATCAAAGACGGTCTGAAGGCGCAACTGGCCAGCAACGAATTGCACGCGCTGTCGATTTCCGTTGCCGCCACGCCTGAGGAATGGGCGGCGAAGCAGCAATAA
- the efeB gene encoding iron uptake transporter deferrochelatase/peroxidase subunit, with translation MSQDNSQPAQPTKRTLFKTVLAAGAAGAAGWFAGKQQGETAAETRLNEHSPQAYPCYGTHQAGITTPHQLFGIMCAFDVTAKDPKQLENLFRTLTARIEFLTQGGEYQDGDEKLPPAGSGLLGKTFRPDGLTITVGVGSSLFDDRFGLKDKKPRHLQEMRDFPNDRLQKSWCDGDLSLQICAFTPETCQAALRDIIKNTAQTAVIRWSIDGWLPKAEPGAIAARNLLGFRDGSGNPDVSDPKIADQVLWTGIAANSQDEPAWAKNGSYQAIRLIRHFVEFWDRTPLQEQTEIFGRRKYSGAPMDGKKESDTADFAKDPEGKTTPKDSHMRLANPRDPEFMKKHLLYRRAFNYSRGLAANGQLDVGLIFICYQANLADGFIFVQNLLNGEPLEEYISPFGGGYFFILPGVEKGGFLAQSLLSA, from the coding sequence ATGAGCCAAGACAACTCACAACCCGCCCAACCGACCAAACGCACCCTATTCAAAACCGTCCTTGCCGCAGGCGCAGCCGGCGCGGCAGGCTGGTTCGCCGGCAAACAACAAGGCGAAACCGCCGCCGAGACCCGTCTCAACGAACACTCCCCGCAAGCCTACCCCTGCTACGGCACCCACCAGGCCGGCATCACCACCCCGCACCAACTCTTCGGCATCATGTGCGCCTTCGACGTAACCGCCAAAGACCCCAAACAACTCGAAAACCTCTTCCGCACCCTCACCGCCCGCATCGAATTCCTCACCCAAGGCGGCGAATACCAAGACGGCGACGAAAAACTCCCCCCCGCAGGCAGCGGCCTGCTCGGCAAAACATTCCGCCCCGACGGCCTCACCATCACCGTCGGCGTCGGCAGCAGCCTCTTTGACGACCGCTTCGGACTCAAAGACAAAAAACCCCGCCACCTCCAAGAAATGCGCGACTTCCCCAACGACCGCCTCCAAAAATCATGGTGCGACGGCGACCTCAGCCTCCAAATCTGCGCCTTCACCCCCGAAACCTGCCAAGCCGCCCTGCGCGACATCATCAAAAACACCGCCCAAACCGCCGTCATCCGCTGGAGCATAGACGGCTGGCTGCCCAAAGCCGAACCCGGCGCCATCGCCGCCCGCAACCTCTTAGGCTTCCGCGACGGTTCCGGCAACCCCGACGTATCCGATCCCAAAATTGCCGACCAAGTCCTCTGGACAGGCATCGCCGCCAACAGCCAAGACGAACCCGCCTGGGCGAAAAACGGCAGCTACCAAGCCATCCGTCTCATCCGCCACTTCGTCGAATTCTGGGACAGAACCCCCTTGCAGGAACAAACCGAAATCTTCGGCCGCCGCAAATACAGCGGCGCCCCTATGGACGGCAAAAAAGAGAGCGACACCGCCGACTTCGCCAAAGACCCCGAGGGCAAAACCACCCCCAAAGACAGCCACATGAGGCTCGCCAACCCGCGCGACCCCGAGTTCATGAAAAAACACCTGCTCTACCGCCGCGCCTTCAACTACTCCCGCGGCCTCGCCGCCAACGGCCAGCTCGACGTCGGCCTGATTTTCATCTGCTACCAAGCCAACCTCGCCGACGGCTTCATCTTCGTCCAAAACCTGCTCAACGGCGAACCGCTGGAAGAATACATCAGCCCCTTCGGCGGCGGCTATTTCTTCATCCTCCCCGGTGTAGAAAAAGGCGGCTTCCTCGCCCAAAGCCTGCTCAGCGCGTGA